The genomic stretch GTCAGATCTGAAAAGTACATCCAAAATTTCAGCGTGGTCTGTTTCATAAAAGGCCCCGTCACAGGCGCCAGAACGGCTTCCGGCAAAAACGTGACAGCAATCAATAAAGCAGTGCCGATCGCACCTTTGCCGTCATAAATTAAAAACCATAATATTGAATTAAATGCGAACATATCGCCGGATATCTTGACTATTCTTGAGAAAAACAGATAATTGAAATTTCTCTTCCAGATGCTATCACTTTCAATTAAATTCACCATCCATCAGAGCCCCCCGTTGCCTATTTTTTACATCTATTTATTACAATATCTCATTTTTCCATTTTTCAGTCAATAATTCATAAGGTTCATTTTTTGTCGTAAAATGGGAAATTGACAGAGTGAAAAACAAAAAAAGCCGGCATGTATTTGAACACGCCGGCTTTCCTTTTCACTTTTTATGATTCGCTGCTGTTTCGGTCCCGAAACACAATGGCACTTCTTTCATATTCTACATCGCCAATACCGCTTCTTGCATTCACAACCCGGGCGGCGGCAAAGAAATAATCGGACAGACGATTGAGATAACGCAGCACTGTTTCATGAATCTCCTCCGATTTCATCAGCGCCACCACTCTTCGTTCTGCCCGCCTTGTAATGGTGCGTGCGATATGGAGAAGCGAAGCACACTTTGATCCGCCTGGAAGAATAAATTTCTTCAGTTCCGGCGCTTCTGCTGTATAGGCATCAATGCGCGTTTCTAAAAAGGAAACAGATTCTTCCGTTAGTTTATAGTCTTTTCTTTCTGTGACGATTGCCAGATCGCCTCCGCAGTCAAACAGCTCATGCTGGATGGTCAGCAGCTCGGCTGTCAGATCTTCAAAGCCGGGCTGCCCGGAAAGCTCTGCCAAAGCAAGCCCGATAAAGCTGTTAAGCTCGTCAATCGTGCCGTAGCTTTCGACGCGTAGGCTGTCCTTGTCCGTTCTGCCCCCGACTAAGCCCGTTTGTCCCTTATCGCCTGTTTTTGTATATAGTTTCATACCCTGAATCTCCTTTACAGACTTATTCAAACAACTCAGCAGCCTCTTTTATACATTCAGCTGTCCCTTTCTTTATCAATTGGTTCAGCCGCTGTTCTATGTTTTCTGATTGCTGAGTTTGAGTCGCGGCGATGAGAATATCACCTGTGCCTCCTCCGTCTCCCAGCACTTTCGTCCGTTCTGCTTCGGCAGCCATAAGAGCTTTGATGAAGAATTGATCTGCCGCATAGCCGTTAATCAAAATCCAAATCGAAAAGCCGGTCTGAACGCATATGAAAACGGATAACTCTCCGTCTTCATATGTTCGATACACGAAACGGTCAAGTCTTTCTGAAGAAGCCATCGCACACGTCTCCTGCAGTTGAAAACCGCTTTCTGAAAGACAGGCCGTAAGTCCTTCTATCGGATCTGGCTGATCTGGCAGCCGTTTATGGATCAGCGTCCTGCTCCACGAAAACCCTGCACCGATAGGCGTGGAGGACAATGTTCGAAGCGGGATTTCCGTTTGCAGAAGAATGTCATCACGCCCCGCTTGGAGCAATGCTTCAAATGGGATAGACTGCCGCTTCACGCTATCTTTTTCAGGCTGAATCACAATCATCGGTTTAGGTGAGCTTTGATGAACCAAGGCGGTGACATCTGTATCGTACACCGCCTTTATGCTTTGTTCTGTAACAGCATATTCCGGTTTTTGCTTAGGCCCGGCGGTACCGTTTTTCATAAACATGAGCCCATCACAGTACAGGCTTGCGGTGTTCAGATCATGAAAAACGCTGACAGCTGCCAATCCGCTTTCTCTCGTCAGGCGTTTGATCAGATCAAGCAGGTCTTTTTGATAAGCCAGATCGAGAAAATTAGTCGGCTCGTCCAAAAATAAAATACGCGGCTGCTGCGCCAAAGCTTGTGCCAAATACACCCGCTGCTGTTCCCCTCCGCTTAGTTCGCGAATCGGCTTTTGCGCAAAATCGGCCACTCCTGTTTGCTCCATTGCTTCCTGTACAATGGCTTCACCCTTTTCAGTCTGCTGTCTGAACAGCCCCGTTTGGAATGGATATCTGCCAAAGGCTACAGTTTCTTCGACAGTAAAGGTGAAGGCTTGATCCATTTTTTGCGGCAGGACAGCCATGATTTGCGCCAGTTCCTTCGGTTTATAGTCCGCCAGCAGTTTTCCGGCCAGATAAACCCTGCCTTTCTTGGCCGGCAGCGTACCTGTCAGCAAGTGCAAAAGCGTGGTTTTTCCGCTTCCATTAGGGCCGAGAATTCCAAGAAATTCTCCCTTCTCCACTGTTAAGCTGACATTGTTGATTAGGCGGCTGTCGCCGTATCCTCCCGACAGCCCTTCTGCCTTCATCATAAGCTTCTCCCCCCGCGATGCTGCCGAATTAAAATAAGAGCGAACACAGGCGCTCCCGCCAAGGACGTAATGATCCCGATCGGCAGTTCAATCGGCTCAATGATGGTTCTGGAAAGCAGATCGGCTAAAACAAGAAACCCTGCCCCAAGCAAGGCGGACAACGGCAGTAAATGCCGATGGTCCGTTCCCCACAAAAGCCTTGTGATATGCGGAATCACAAGGCCGACAAAGCCAATCGTACCCGATACTGCCACAGCGCTTCCCGTCAAAAGAGATCCGGCTATTAAAATCATCATCTTCCTCTGCTGAACGCTGACTCCAAGAAGCTTTGCTTTATCTTCTCCATATGTCATCACGTTCAGTTCCCTTCCGTTTATAATCAATAAAATGGTTCCCAAAAGAAAAAACGGGAGAAACAAAATAACATAGCTCCAGCCCCTCATTGAGACGCTGCCAAGCAGCCAATGCACAATCGGAAGCAGGTTGTCTCCTGTCAAGGCGATGATAAGAGAAATAAATGCGCCTAAAAAAGAGTTGGTGATGACACCGGTCAAAATGAGGGTGGAAACAGACATCGAAGCATGAACGAGGCGGCTGAAGAAAAGGACCGCCGCCATCGTGGCCAGTGCCGCGGCTACACTCAAAACCGGGAGTGTAAACCCTCCGATGACAGGAAGGTGCAAACCTAAGAACAGAGTCACAACAGCTCCGACTGAAGCACCGGATGACACACCTAGCGTATAGGGATCAGCAAGCGGATTTTTCAACAATCCTTGAAAAGCGGCCCCTGCAATAGAAAGAGCCGCCCCCACAAGGGCGGCCAGCACAACTCTCGGCAGTCTGATATTCATCATAATATTAGTGTACATCGGATCATCAGAACCGATAGAGCCGCCGAAACCTTGATGCCAAAAGACACGAAAAACAGCGGGAATAGGAATATGCAGGCTGCCGCAAGAAATTCCTAAGATGATGCTCACGGCTAAAAATGAGAAACCAATGATATATGCGGCATAACGATTATTCCTTAAACGTATCCGGGTAAATGCTTTCCGCAAGTTCTTCGACCCCTTCGATCAGACGGGGACCGGAACGTGTCACAAGATCAGGGTCCACATCATATACACGATGATGTTTCACAGCATTGATTTCGCTCCAGCCATCGCGTTTTTCCACAGCTTTCGCTTTCACACCGTCCGTTGTAACAATTGCATCAGGATTGAGTTTTACGATCGCCTCGTCTGTCATTTGCACCCATCCTGTCTGATCCGCAGCTGCGTTTTTAGCATGGATGACATTTAGCATTTCATTCATAAACGTATCTTTTCCGGTTGTATAAATGTCAGGATCAGGAGAAACCTCGATAAATACGCTTTTCTCCTCGTCTTTTGAAATGGTTTTCGCTTTTTCTTGAATATCCTTTAGATCTGATTTCATGCTTTTCACGAGCTGATCGGCTTTTTTCTCCGCCCCGCCAGCTTCTCCGATCATTTCGATTGATTTGTACACCTCGGAGAATGATTGTGCATCATTGACAGTCAGCACTGTAATGCCCGCGTCCTTCAGCTGTTTGATGGCATCCGCTGATGCTGACATGGAAGACTCATGGGCCAGAACGAGATCTGGTTTTAGAGAAATGACTTTTTCAACGTTTACATTCATATCTCCGACTTTCTCAACCTTTTTGACTTCCTTTGGATAGGTATCGTTTGTGGTGACACCGACCACTTTGTCACCAAGGCCGAGTGCGTATGTAATTTCTGTGTTGCTCGGCATTAATGAAACAATCTTTTTTGGCTCTTTTTTGATGGTTACATCTTGGTTTGACGCATCATCAATGGTGACAGGGAACACTTCTGTTTTTTGTTTTGCCTTTGAATCCTTCTGATCCGCAGGATTGCCGCAGCCTGCCAGCATAACAGCAGCCAACAGAAGCGCAGCCCATATCCCGGCTCGTTTTTTCATAATCTTTTCCTCCTAAACGAACTAAAAAAGCATCTCTACGACGGTAAAGATGCTGTAAACAACACAAAAAAGCCTATTGTTTACACATCATCTGTCCTCGCAGAATTCGTGCTGATCAAACAGGCAGGTATCCTGGCTCTTGGCGCTTGGCCAATTACAGTGGCGGGACCGCACCGGCTTTTACCGGTTTCCCTTTTAAGCCGGCTGTTGTTCACGGACCGGCACCTATTTGACATTCGTATCCGTTTTTCGGAGTAATTATACTATATGACTGACAGGCTTGTATATGTGTCCTGAATGACTTTTCCCCATATTGTGTATGGAAGCAAAATCCTCGTAAACACTAAATTTGATCTTGTATACTTAATACCATCATCTATCAAAAGGAATGATTCTTATGGATTTACAGCTAAAAGAAAAACTCGTCTTAATCACCGGCTCGACGTCCGGTATCGGGAAAGCCGCCGCAAAAAGCTTTCTGCAAGAGGGTGCGGCAGTCATTGTCAACGGACGCAAACAGGAGACTGTCGATCGCACCATTGAAGAGCTTTCTGGCTATGGAACAGTGCACGGTGCTGCTGCCGATTTGTCAAAAACAGATGAAGCAGCGGCTTTTATCGAAAAAGTAAATGAAATCGGTGATATCGATATCCTTGTCAACAACCTTGGTTTCTTCGAGGTAAAAGACTTCGCCGATGTGACAGATGAAGAGTGGAATCAATATTTCGAAGTGAACGTGATGAGCGCCGTTCGGACAAGCCGTCACTTCCTTCCAAAAATGCTTGCCAAAAACAGCGGCCGCATTTTAAATATTGCAAGTGAAGCAGGCGTCAAACCGCTGCCAACGATGATTCCATACTCAATGACAAAAACGGCACTGATCAGCCTTTCAAGAGGAATGGCTGAAATGACAAAAGGCACAAATGTGACGGTCAACTCAGTGCTCCCGGGACCTACTTGGACAGAGGGCGTGGCCTCCTATATGGAAGGCGCCGCACAAGCAGCCGGACAGGATACAGATACATTTATCAAAGACTATTTCAAGGTCAATGAGCCAACCTCACTTATTCAGCGATACGCGACAGCAGAAGAAGTCGCCAACACAATCGTATTCCTCGCGTCTGACGCCGCATCCGCCATTAACGGCACGGCACAGCGTGTGGAAGGCGGCATTATCCGTTCTCTGTAGTATAAAAAAACGCATCCGTGTTTCGGATGCGTTTTTTTTATACGTCTCCAGCAAATGGTACCGGCTGATATCCGCCTGTTTCCAGTTGTGCTGAAAACAACCCTCCAGCGTGAGGCTGCTCGTATCTCTCTTTTTCTGTCATTTGTTCTGTTGCCGTTGTAATGTAAAGGGTTTTTAAGTCTCTGCCGCCGAACGCGCAGCACGTGACATATTTAGCCGGCACGCTGATTGAATTGATTTCTTTTTTCTGAAACGGGTCAATGTGAACAACGCGGCTGCCGCCAAACAGCGCCACCCACAGCATGCCATTTTGGTCAATTGTCATGCCGTCCGGCAATCCGTCTGACTGATCAAAACGATAGACAGGTTCTGGATTCGAAACATCTCCGCTTTGAGGATCATAGCTGTAACGTACAATCTCCTGGGTCGGCGTGTCGATGTAATACATCAAATTCCGCTCGCGGTCCCAATCCAAACCGTTTGAGGTGGAGACTTGATCCTTGATTTTGACAAGACTGCCGTCTAGATTCAAACGGTACAGCGACGCCTGTTTTTGCTCGCCTTCCATGCTCGTCGTCCCCGCCCAAAGCCTTCCGTACGGGTCACATTTAGCATCATTAAATCTCAGGCTCTCATGCATGTCCTTCGGCTGTTTAATTTTTTCCAAGCTGTCATCCCGAAGATGATACAGGTAAAACCCGTCCTTCATCGTCATAATCAGTTCATCCTTTGAATATTTCGCAAGCGCCGTCACAAAGGATTTGAATTTGATTGATCGGTTGATTTTTTCTTCAGGGTCAAAGATGTGGAGCTCGCTCCCCAGGATATCAACCCAATATAAGCGGCCGTTCTCTTCATCCCATAACGGGCCTTCACCAATCACTGCCCGAGTGTCTGCTTCCAATACTGCATCCATGTGTTACACCTCTTTAGCTTCAGTCTATATATTGTTATTCCCGGCAAAGAGGTGTCCAAACCACTTGATGTTTATTGTTTTTTAAAAAGGATGGTAATGACCGTTCCAATGTTCGTTCTGCTGTTCACATGGATCGTTCCGTTATGCAGATGGACAAGCTCCTTGGCAATCGCGAGCCCGAGACCCGTTCCGGCAGTTGAATCTTTTGTGTTCGTCCCTCTGTAGTAGCGGTTAAACAAATGGGTGATCGTTTCTTCATCCATTCCTTTCCCATTGTCCTTCACTTTTAAAGAAATATGATTTTTTGTTTGCTCCAGAATGACTTGAATCTCTGTTCCTTTGCCGTTGTGCTTCACGGCATTCCCAAGGAGGTTTTCTAATATGCGCCTGAACCACGCTTCATCAAGGGCAAATTCAATATGCTCTTCTTTGGATACAAACGAGATATCATAGCCTTCAGAAAACGGATTTTTCTTAAAATCCTCAATGACATTTTTAAAAAACGGGATAAGGCTAGTGAGCTTTCTCTCAATAGGAAGAGCATCATTTTTCAGGCGATACGTTAAATTTAAGTCTTCAATCAGCTTAGACATGTATTCAGATTTTTCTCTGACAACCTGCCCCATTTCTTTCACTTCTTCCGGCGACCAGTCATACTGCTTCGACTCGAGCATCATGCTGTAGCCGTAAATGCTGCTGAGCGGTGTTTTTAAGTCATGTGACAAACCGGCAATCCATTCTTCCCTTGTCGCCTGGATTTTTTCTCTGTTTCTTTTATCCCTTCTCAGCGTTTCAGTCAGCTGATCCATTGATTCAAATATCTCACCGAAGAAGCGGTACGGCTGTTTGATTTTTCCCTTTTTATTTTTGCTGACAGGACGGCCTTCCCGGTTTCTGGGCTCCTCAAGCTTCCCTTTTGACAGATTGACCAGCCATCTAATCGTGTGAAAAATCGGCAGCCCGAATCGGAACATATACCAAACGGTCATCCAAATGATATACATGAACAAAACGGCCATCACGAGAAACATCGCTTTTAATACAACCTTCAGGAATGATTTGTTAAACTCCTGATCGGTTACATAGACTGGGTTCGGCACCGTAGCGACCATCCATCTGTCTTTATTGAGGATCTTAACGGAAATTTCCCGCTTATAGTTCCAAGGCTTAGAGCTGTATTTAAGCAGCTCCAGCTGGTTCATCGTTTTTCTCTCGCTTTTTGTGCTGTTGATGCTGTCGAGAATCTTTC from Bacillus subtilis subsp. subtilis str. 168 encodes the following:
- the yvrG gene encoding two-component sensor histidine kinase YvrG [cell wall processes and sublancin production and immunity (YvrH)] (Evidence 1a: Function from experimental evidences in the studied strain; PubMedId: 11717295, 16306698, 25879813; Product type rc: receptor), translating into MRLRWKFLFHFFGQMLIVILLLTVMLVASFFYLDARFSDAESNSGLTKATTDTLEAYLDVNEDGTWEVDNFLKKSVDKQHGWMQIIDSEGNTDYSYGVPKDVPGTYTKKELLSIYKTKKLHNYKLNYWAINIEDKSYLLLSGWKSKSEQLLTSVEKREQKIDSLAHYKSSTIDYIKRKKGAIYLLDSNGKILDSINSTKSERKTMNQLELLKYSSKPWNYKREISVKILNKDRWMVATVPNPVYVTDQEFNKSFLKVVLKAMFLVMAVLFMYIIWMTVWYMFRFGLPIFHTIRWLVNLSKGKLEEPRNREGRPVSKNKKGKIKQPYRFFGEIFESMDQLTETLRRDKRNREKIQATREEWIAGLSHDLKTPLSSIYGYSMMLESKQYDWSPEEVKEMGQVVREKSEYMSKLIEDLNLTYRLKNDALPIERKLTSLIPFFKNVIEDFKKNPFSEGYDISFVSKEEHIEFALDEAWFRRILENLLGNAVKHNGKGTEIQVILEQTKNHISLKVKDNGKGMDEETITHLFNRYYRGTNTKDSTAGTGLGLAIAKELVHLHNGTIHVNSRTNIGTVITILFKKQ
- the yvrB gene encoding putative vitamin B12 permease (Evidence 3: Putative function from multiple computational evidences; PubMedId: 14704351, 15849754, 16850406, 25917914; Product type t: transporter); the protein is MRKAFTRIRLRNNRYAAYIIGFSFLAVSIILGISCGSLHIPIPAVFRVFWHQGFGGSIGSDDPMYTNIMMNIRLPRVVLAALVGAALSIAGAAFQGLLKNPLADPYTLGVSSGASVGAVVTLFLGLHLPVIGGFTLPVLSVAAALATMAAVLFFSRLVHASMSVSTLILTGVITNSFLGAFISLIIALTGDNLLPIVHWLLGSVSMRGWSYVILFLPFFLLGTILLIINGRELNVMTYGEDKAKLLGVSVQQRKMMILIAGSLLTGSAVAVSGTIGFVGLVIPHITRLLWGTDHRHLLPLSALLGAGFLVLADLLSRTIIEPIELPIGIITSLAGAPVFALILIRQHRGGRSL
- the yvqK gene encoding putative ATP:cob(I)alamin adenosyltransferase (Evidence 3: Putative function from multiple computational evidences; PubMedId: 12869542, 14704351, 17588214, 19933577, 21514283; Product type e: enzyme), coding for MKLYTKTGDKGQTGLVGGRTDKDSLRVESYGTIDELNSFIGLALAELSGQPGFEDLTAELLTIQHELFDCGGDLAIVTERKDYKLTEESVSFLETRIDAYTAEAPELKKFILPGGSKCASLLHIARTITRRAERRVVALMKSEEIHETVLRYLNRLSDYFFAAARVVNARSGIGDVEYERSAIVFRDRNSSES
- the yvrA gene encoding putative vitamin B12 transport system, ATPase component (Evidence 3: Putative function from multiple computational evidences; PubMedId: 14704351; Product type t: transporter); amino-acid sequence: MKAEGLSGGYGDSRLINNVSLTVEKGEFLGILGPNGSGKTTLLHLLTGTLPAKKGRVYLAGKLLADYKPKELAQIMAVLPQKMDQAFTFTVEETVAFGRYPFQTGLFRQQTEKGEAIVQEAMEQTGVADFAQKPIRELSGGEQQRVYLAQALAQQPRILFLDEPTNFLDLAYQKDLLDLIKRLTRESGLAAVSVFHDLNTASLYCDGLMFMKNGTAGPKQKPEYAVTEQSIKAVYDTDVTALVHQSSPKPMIVIQPEKDSVKRQSIPFEALLQAGRDDILLQTEIPLRTLSSTPIGAGFSWSRTLIHKRLPDQPDPIEGLTACLSESGFQLQETCAMASSERLDRFVYRTYEDGELSVFICVQTGFSIWILINGYAADQFFIKALMAAEAERTKVLGDGGGTGDILIAATQTQQSENIEQRLNQLIKKGTAECIKEAAELFE
- the yvrE gene encoding putative sugar lactone lactonase (Evidence 3: Putative function from multiple computational evidences; Product type e: enzyme) → MDAVLEADTRAVIGEGPLWDEENGRLYWVDILGSELHIFDPEEKINRSIKFKSFVTALAKYSKDELIMTMKDGFYLYHLRDDSLEKIKQPKDMHESLRFNDAKCDPYGRLWAGTTSMEGEQKQASLYRLNLDGSLVKIKDQVSTSNGLDWDRERNLMYYIDTPTQEIVRYSYDPQSGDVSNPEPVYRFDQSDGLPDGMTIDQNGMLWVALFGGSRVVHIDPFQKKEINSISVPAKYVTCCAFGGRDLKTLYITTATEQMTEKERYEQPHAGGLFSAQLETGGYQPVPFAGDV
- the yvrC gene encoding putative lipoprotein binding vitamin B12 (Evidence 3: Putative function from multiple computational evidences; PubMedId: 14704351, 25917914; Product type t: transporter), whose protein sequence is MKKRAGIWAALLLAAVMLAGCGNPADQKDSKAKQKTEVFPVTIDDASNQDVTIKKEPKKIVSLMPSNTEITYALGLGDKVVGVTTNDTYPKEVKKVEKVGDMNVNVEKVISLKPDLVLAHESSMSASADAIKQLKDAGITVLTVNDAQSFSEVYKSIEMIGEAGGAEKKADQLVKSMKSDLKDIQEKAKTISKDEEKSVFIEVSPDPDIYTTGKDTFMNEMLNVIHAKNAAADQTGWVQMTDEAIVKLNPDAIVTTDGVKAKAVEKRDGWSEINAVKHHRVYDVDPDLVTRSGPRLIEGVEELAESIYPDTFKE
- the yvrD gene encoding putative oxidoreductase (Evidence 3: Putative function from multiple computational evidences; PubMedId: 9922248; Product type e: enzyme), with amino-acid sequence MDLQLKEKLVLITGSTSGIGKAAAKSFLQEGAAVIVNGRKQETVDRTIEELSGYGTVHGAAADLSKTDEAAAFIEKVNEIGDIDILVNNLGFFEVKDFADVTDEEWNQYFEVNVMSAVRTSRHFLPKMLAKNSGRILNIASEAGVKPLPTMIPYSMTKTALISLSRGMAEMTKGTNVTVNSVLPGPTWTEGVASYMEGAAQAAGQDTDTFIKDYFKVNEPTSLIQRYATAEEVANTIVFLASDAASAINGTAQRVEGGIIRSL